The Acropora muricata isolate sample 2 chromosome 5, ASM3666990v1, whole genome shotgun sequence genome includes a window with the following:
- the LOC136917752 gene encoding progranulin-like translates to MERYVVLVFTLLCIYVIFSYAEETKEETISVSRLESQPNRIHRCGDGTVCRDKRCCPRNRRRTRFGCCNHGEFTICCSDFKSCCPVGYLCNLQRRLCIRPGYSSVLQVQAIPLGKIIDKGCREGTAGMDPKVNRVTPSQQAEQASKKSGVIGISGDVFSPDEKHQCADGTTICELSPGVYGCCPIENARRRMSNNILP, encoded by the exons ATGGAGCGCTACGTTGTTTTAGTCTTCACGCTGCTATGCATTTACGTGATCTTCTCCTATGCTGAGGAAACCAAGGAGGAAACAATCTCAGTTTCGCGCCTGGAGTCACAACctaat AGAATTCATAGATGCGGGGATGGCACAGTGTGCCGAGATAAAAGGTGTTGCCCAAGAAATCGCAGGCGAACTAGATTCGGTTGCTGTAATCATGGCGAATTTACCATCTGCTGCAGCGATTTTAAAAGTTGTTGCCCTGTGGGTTATTTGTGCAATTTGCAGAGGCGTTTATGCATCAGACCGGGGTATTCATCTGTATTGCAAGTGCAGGCCATTCCGTTAGGTAAGATTATAGACAAAGGTTGCCGCGAGGGTACAGCTGGTATGGATCCAAAAGTAAACAGAGTTACACCTTCACAACAGGCAGAACAAGCGTCAAAGAAAAGTGGTGTCATCGGCATCTCTGGCGACGTTTTCTCCCCTGACGAAAAACATCAGTGTGCAGATGGAACAACCATTTGTGAGTTATCTCCTGGAGTATATGGCTGCTGTCCCATTGAAAATGCaag ACGCCGAATGTCAAACAATATCCTACCATGA